A region of the Pseudomonas anguilliseptica genome:
CAGGCTTCGCCATGCAGGCGCAGCAGACGCTGGCAGCGGAACAACACATCGCTGTGAAAGAACGCCTCGGCCAGCTCGTTGTAGGGGTAGTGCGAGGAGCTGGCGCGTTCGTGAATGTCCTGGGCGAGAAAGTACCGTTTCAGGTAGCGGCTGACCTTCGGCCCCGGCCGGCCATTGCCGACCCGGTGCAGAATGATTTCCTTGGCCGCATTCAGCGCGGCCACTACGCGACCGTTCTGTTTGGCCAGGGCCAGGCGGCGTTCTTCCACATCCAGCTGACGCAGCGGTTCTAACAGTGCGGCCTTGAGCTTGAGGTACTGGCCCAGCTCGCGAAACAGCCGCGCCAGGCTGTGCTGTACCGGCTGGTTGGCGAACAGCGCATTCCACAGCACCGACAGCAGGCCATACCAGGCCGCGCCGGCCACCAGCAGCAACGGCTCTTGCCACAGCCCGGCCGCGCCGCCGCGCTGCTCCACGCCGATCATGCTGTACACCGCGAGAATCAGCGTGGCCGCACCGAGGGTGGCGTAGCGTTCGCCCAGTGCGCCGAGCATGGTCAGGGCAAAGCTCGATAGCGCCAGGGCGCAGACGAACAGCCAGGGGTAGGGGAAGAGGAATTCCACCGCATAGGCCGCCACGCTGAAGCAGCCGAGGGTGACCAGCAGCGCGATCACGCGGCCCTGCCAGCCGTCGTCGGTTTCCGCCAGGGCGCTGGCGATGACGCCGAGAAACAGTGGAATCAGCGCATGCATCCAGCCCTGCGACCAGCACAGCAGCAGCGCCCCGCTCAGGGCGATAAACACCCGCAGGCTGTAGCTGAATTTGTCCTGGGCCCAGAGGCAACGAAACGAGTGGCGCAGCGCAGTGGACGGCATAGCCCGACCTTGATCAACCGTAACAGGTAGCAGCCTAACGGAGTCTGTGTCGACTTGGCAGCAGCAAGCGGCGCTCGAGCCGATTAAAATGTCGCTCTGATCGGTTGCGTGATGTGAATCACTGCGACCGGGCTACGCTAAAGCTATCTGCTCATTAGCGAGGCATCGGCCATGTTGTTCACTTGTGTGCGTGGACTGTTCCCGCTGTTGTTTGTCAGCCTGCTGTGCGTGAGCCTGCAGGCCCAGCCGTTACGCCTGTATACCGAAGAATACCCACCCATCAACTTCAGCAAGAACGGCGAGCCGACTGGCCTGGCCACCGAAGTGGTGCAAGCAATCATGCAGCGTACCGGGCAAAGTGTGCCGATTAGTGTGGTGCCCTGGGCACGGGGTTATCAGCTTGCTCTGACGCGCGCCAATACTGGGCTGTTCGTGACCATGCGCACTCGTGAGCGTGAGCAGCTGTTCAAGTGGGTCGGGCCGATTACCCGCAATGTCACCAGCTTCTATGCGCTGCGCCGTTCTTTTCTGTCGATCAAGAGTCTGGACGATGCCCGCGAGTATGGCGAAATTGCTGTGCCGCGCGACTGGTACAGCCACCAGCGCCTTCTGGCCGAGGGCTTTAGCAACCTTGCCCCGGTCACCGGGCCTGCGCAGATGGTGAGCATGCTCAAGCGCGGGCGGGTCAAGCTGATGGTGCTGGATAACCTCAGCCTCAATGCACTGCTGGCGCAGGGCGATATCCAGGCCGACGAGGTGCAGTTGCTGTTCAACTACATGCACAGCGACAGCTATATCGCCTTTTCCCAACAGACCGATGATGCGCTGATCAGCCGCTGGCAGCGTGAGCTCGATACTATGAAGATCGATGGCAGTTTTGCCGCGATCCACCAGAAATGGCTACCAGGCGTGCCTTTGCCACCGCTGGCGCCGGGGCCGGGGCCGGAGCTTTGACGTTTCAGGCGAATTGCGCCGCCGCATAGCCAGAAGCCCAGGCCCACTGGAAGTTGAAGCCGCCCAGGTGGCCCGTCACATCCAGCACTTCACCGACAAAATACAGCCCCGGCGATTTCAGCGACTCCATGGTTTTTGACGACACCTCGCGGGTGTCCACGCCGCCCAAGGTGACCTCGGCCGTGCGGTAGCCTTCTGTGCCCGCTGGCACCAGTTGCCAATCACCGAGCTGCTCGGCAATCGTCTTGAGTTCGGCATGGGTGTATTGCTTCATGGGTTTGGAGACAAACCAGTTGTCGGCCAGAAAACCGGCCATCTTCTTGGTGAACAGCTCGGCGAGCAGGGTCTTCAGCTCGCTGTTGGGCCGTTCGCGCTGCTGCTCGGCCAGCCACTCGGGCAGGTCAATATGCGGCAGTAGGTTAATGCTGATGGCGTCGCCCGGTTGCCAGAACGAGGAAATCTGCAAAATCGCCGGCCCGCTTAAGCCGCGGTGGGTAAACAGGATGTTTTCCTTGAAGCTTTGCCCATTGCAGCTCACCACGCAGTCTTCCACCGAGGTGCCGGACAGCTCGCTGCACAGCGCCTTGAGTTGTGGATCGGTGATGGTAAATGGCACCAGGCCGGCGCGGGTCGGCAGCAGGGTATGACCGAACTGCTTGGCTATCTGATAGCCAAAGCCCGTGGCGCCGAGGGTCGGAATCGACAGGCCGCCGGTGGCGATCACCAGCGATTCGCAGCGTACCAAGCCTGCGCTGGTTTGCAGCTGGTAGCCGCTGTCCAGTTTGCTGATCTCGCTGACCGATGTATCCAGGCGCAGCGTCACGCCGGCTTCATCGCACTCGCTGAGCAACAGGCCGAGGATGTCGCTGGCCTTGTTATCGCAGAACAGCTGGCCGAGTTTCTTCTCGTGGTAGGGCGCGCCGTGTTTGGCCACCAGGCCGATAAAGTCCCACTGGGTATAGCGTGCCAGGGCGGATTTGCAGAAGTGCGGGTTTTCCGAGAGAAAGTTGCCCGGCTCGCAGTACATATTGGTGAAATTGCAGCGTCCGCCGCCCGACATAAGGATTTTCTTGCCGGCCTTATTGGCGTGATCCAGCAACAGCACCTGACGGCCGCGCGCGGCAGCCGTCAATGCGCACATAAGCCCGGCGGCTCCGGCGCCAATAATCACGACCTGGGGTGTAAGCACAGCCATTTCCTCAACCTGCGACACGCGCCAAGGCTGGCGCAAAACAGCGCGCATCTTAACTGCAAGTTGTCGGGTGCGCTTGCGGACGGGACGTGAGGTCGTAGGTCATGACCTGCATGCCGATTTCGAACAGGTCAGTGCTGAATGGGATTTCGCCGCAGGCATGGAAACCGAAGCGTGAGTAGAAGGCTTGTGCCGCTCGATTGCTCTTTAGAACATCCAGCCACAGCCGCTGTTGTTGGCGTGCTGCAGCACGCTCACAGATAGCCCTCAGTAACTGCGTGCCATAGCCTTTACCGGTCGCGGACTTGAGCAGGTAGATCTTCTGCAGTTCTGCGCCCACTGCGTTATGCAGTGGCATGCGGCTGTTCCAGTTGAGTTTGGCAAAGCCCTGAGTATTGCCGGCCCCGTCCTTGGCCAGCAGCCATAGATGCTGGTTCGTTGCCGCGAGCGAGCTGGCTAGGTTCTCGCTTGAGAAATCATCGGAAAGAAAACGCTGCATCCCCGCGCGCGTCCAGATTCCACTGAAATGCTCACGGTAGGTATCGCAGCCGATGCGCTGCAAGGCCTCTAGGTCAGCATGTGTGGCATCGTGAATGCATAGGGATTGTTGTGGCGCCATGTGGCGGAACTCCTGTTTGCCGTGCTGAGTTGTTGTGTGCACAGAATAGCTTTCGCTGTGTTCGCTGCTATGAGCACGCTGTCAAAAAGCGCTGTGGCAGCTAGGATTAGTTTTCTGCTTTCTCTGGAATTGCCGTTGATGAATGGACTGCGTGCCTGCCTGCTGTCGTGGCTGCTGATGGCGCCCCTGTATGGCTATGCTGCAGAGACCTTGCGTCTGGTGGCGGACCCTTGGCCGCCGTTCAATGACCAGTTGCTGCTAAACAACGGCGTAGCTTCCGACCTGGTGATCATTGCCCTGACGCGCGCCGGCTACTCCACCAATTACACTCAGGTACCTTGGGAGCGCGCGGTGCGGGGGTTGCAGCAGGGCATCTATGACGTGGCGGTCAGCGCCTGGTACACCGATGAGCGGGCGGTGTTTGGCCATTACTCACAGCCTTACCTGATCAACCGCATCCGTTTTCTGCAACGCAAGGGCAGCCAGATCAAGTTCACCCAGTTGCCCGACCTGTACCCCTACAGCATTGCCGTGGTGCGCGGTTATGCCTAT
Encoded here:
- a CDS encoding GNAT family N-acetyltransferase, which produces MAPQQSLCIHDATHADLEALQRIGCDTYREHFSGIWTRAGMQRFLSDDFSSENLASSLAATNQHLWLLAKDGAGNTQGFAKLNWNSRMPLHNAVGAELQKIYLLKSATGKGYGTQLLRAICERAAARQQQRLWLDVLKSNRAAQAFYSRFGFHACGEIPFSTDLFEIGMQVMTYDLTSRPQAHPTTCS
- a CDS encoding substrate-binding periplasmic protein — translated: MNGLRACLLSWLLMAPLYGYAAETLRLVADPWPPFNDQLLLNNGVASDLVIIALTRAGYSTNYTQVPWERAVRGLQQGIYDVAVSAWYTDERAVFGHYSQPYLINRIRFLQRKGSQIKFTQLPDLYPYSIAVVRGYAYSSEFDQDSRLTKVGVVGFEVGARMLQARRVQLTLEDELVARFHLSRSLAGIRDQLEFLPQPLSENGLHILVSRKHPQHQQIADAFNKAIEEMRADGSYAQIFQRHGL
- a CDS encoding substrate-binding periplasmic protein; translated protein: MLFTCVRGLFPLLFVSLLCVSLQAQPLRLYTEEYPPINFSKNGEPTGLATEVVQAIMQRTGQSVPISVVPWARGYQLALTRANTGLFVTMRTREREQLFKWVGPITRNVTSFYALRRSFLSIKSLDDAREYGEIAVPRDWYSHQRLLAEGFSNLAPVTGPAQMVSMLKRGRVKLMVLDNLSLNALLAQGDIQADEVQLLFNYMHSDSYIAFSQQTDDALISRWQRELDTMKIDGSFAAIHQKWLPGVPLPPLAPGPGPEL
- a CDS encoding NAD(P)/FAD-dependent oxidoreductase, with the protein product MAVLTPQVVIIGAGAAGLMCALTAAARGRQVLLLDHANKAGKKILMSGGGRCNFTNMYCEPGNFLSENPHFCKSALARYTQWDFIGLVAKHGAPYHEKKLGQLFCDNKASDILGLLLSECDEAGVTLRLDTSVSEISKLDSGYQLQTSAGLVRCESLVIATGGLSIPTLGATGFGYQIAKQFGHTLLPTRAGLVPFTITDPQLKALCSELSGTSVEDCVVSCNGQSFKENILFTHRGLSGPAILQISSFWQPGDAISINLLPHIDLPEWLAEQQRERPNSELKTLLAELFTKKMAGFLADNWFVSKPMKQYTHAELKTIAEQLGDWQLVPAGTEGYRTAEVTLGGVDTREVSSKTMESLKSPGLYFVGEVLDVTGHLGGFNFQWAWASGYAAAQFA